Within the Marinobacter qingdaonensis genome, the region GGCCGCTTGGCATAATGTACCCGCTCCATTGAAGGGAAGGGCTATGGAATCCCCAGCTTACATTTCATTGAAAGACGTCGTTTTTTCGCGGTCCGGACGCCGCATTCTCGACGGCATCAGTCTGGATATTCCACGCGGCAAGATCACCGCCATCATGGGGCCCAGTGGCACGGGTAAAACCACGTTGCTGCGCCTGATTGGCGGCCAGCTGCGCCCCGATTCCGGCTACGTCGGCCTCGACGGCCACGAAGTGCCCAGGCTCAAGCGGGCCGCGCTCTACACGCTGAGAGAAAAGATCGGCATGCTGTTCCAGAGCGGAGCCCTGTTCACCGACCTGAACGTCTACGAGAACGTCGCCTTTCCGCTTCGGGTGCACACTAAGCTGCCCGAAGACATGATTCAGGACATCGTGCTGATGAAGCTTGAGGCCGTCGGCCTGCGAGGCGCCCGCCAATTGATGCCGGCCGAGCTCTCCGGGGGCATGACGCGCCGGGTGGCGCTGGCCCGCAGCATCGCCCTGGACCCCGAACTGATCATGTACGACGAGCCCTTCGCCGGCCAGGACCCCATTGCCATGGGCGTGCTGGTGAAACTGATTCGCGACCTCAATACGTCCATGGGGCTCACCAGCGTTCTGGTGTCCCACGATGTGCCCGAATCCCTGAGCATCTGCCATTACGCCTGCATTGTCGCCGATGGCCAGATCATCGGCGCCGGCACCCCGGAGGAATTGCGGGCACACCCCTCTGAGCGGGTCCAGCAGTTCCTTCAGGGCCAGCCGGATGGGCCGGTGCCGTTTCATTACCCGGCGGCCGAAGCGGCGGCTGATTACGGTGTGTCCGGGGGTGGCGTGTGATCGATCGGATTGTCGCCCTGGGGCAGCTGGGTCTGGCCATTGTTGCGTCGTTCGGCCGGTCC harbors:
- a CDS encoding ABC transporter ATP-binding protein → MESPAYISLKDVVFSRSGRRILDGISLDIPRGKITAIMGPSGTGKTTLLRLIGGQLRPDSGYVGLDGHEVPRLKRAALYTLREKIGMLFQSGALFTDLNVYENVAFPLRVHTKLPEDMIQDIVLMKLEAVGLRGARQLMPAELSGGMTRRVALARSIALDPELIMYDEPFAGQDPIAMGVLVKLIRDLNTSMGLTSVLVSHDVPESLSICHYACIVADGQIIGAGTPEELRAHPSERVQQFLQGQPDGPVPFHYPAAEAAADYGVSGGGV